A region from the Lolium perenne isolate Kyuss_39 chromosome 4, Kyuss_2.0, whole genome shotgun sequence genome encodes:
- the LOC127297087 gene encoding GCN5-related N-acetyltransferase 9 isoform X1 — translation MEAPEAAAAAAAAAVDGDDGRRRKGSWYAVGERAVLVPYLREHVPRYHEWMQDPALLEATASEPLSLDQEFEVHRSWTLDPLKHTFIVLDKELIQGEFVVGNPHTEAMVGDVNIYMNDPDDMQLAEIEIMIAEQKSRRKGLGQEVILMMMTFVVEKYRIHTFRAKISDSNTASLKLFRKLGFKDASYSAVFKEVTLEAPAVELELASPLTIGSW, via the exons ATGGAGGCgcccgaggcggcggcggcggcggcggccgcggccgTGGACGGAGACGACGGGAGGAGGCGGAAGGGAAGCTGGTACGCGGTGGGGGAGCGCGCGGTGCTGGTGCCGTACCTGCGGGAGCACGTGCCGCGGTACCACGAGTGGATGCAGGACCCGGCGCTGCTGGAGGCCACCGCGTCGGAGCCCCTCTCCCTCGACCAGGAGTTCGAGGTCCACCGCTCCTGGACCCTCGACCCTCTCA AACATACTTTCATAGTCCTGGATAAGGAGTTGATCCAGGGGGAGTTCGTAGTCGGGAACCCGCACACTGAAG CTATGGTTGGTGATGTAAACATCTATATGAATGATCCTGACGATATGCAGCTTGCAGAAATAGAGATTATGATAGCTGAACAAAAGAG CCGCAGAAAGGGACTTGGTCAAGAAGTAATCTTAATGATGATGACATTTGTAGTAGAGAAATACAGAATTCACACTTTCAGAGCAAAAATTAGTGACTCAAATACTGCATCACTAAAGCTCTTCAGAAAATTG GGCTTCAAGGATGCTTCATACAGTGCAGTTTTCAAGGAG GTGACACTGGAGGCACCTGCAGTTGAACTTGAATTGGCCTCTCCTCTGACCATAGGAAGCTGGTGA
- the LOC127297087 gene encoding GCN5-related N-acetyltransferase 9 isoform X2, translating into MEAPEAAAAAAAAAVDGDDGRRRKGSWYAVGERAVLVPYLREHVPRYHEWMQDPALLEATASEPLSLDQEFEVHRSWTLDPLKHTFIVLDKELIQGEFVVGNPHTEAMVGDVNIYMNDPDDMQLAEIEIMIAEQKSAILPNQQHSWEFSLIFYYIMICQSNAFCWFVYFYCNMERLST; encoded by the exons ATGGAGGCgcccgaggcggcggcggcggcggcggccgcggccgTGGACGGAGACGACGGGAGGAGGCGGAAGGGAAGCTGGTACGCGGTGGGGGAGCGCGCGGTGCTGGTGCCGTACCTGCGGGAGCACGTGCCGCGGTACCACGAGTGGATGCAGGACCCGGCGCTGCTGGAGGCCACCGCGTCGGAGCCCCTCTCCCTCGACCAGGAGTTCGAGGTCCACCGCTCCTGGACCCTCGACCCTCTCA AACATACTTTCATAGTCCTGGATAAGGAGTTGATCCAGGGGGAGTTCGTAGTCGGGAACCCGCACACTGAAG CTATGGTTGGTGATGTAAACATCTATATGAATGATCCTGACGATATGCAGCTTGCAGAAATAGAGATTATGATAGCTGAACAAAAGAG TGCGATACTGCCTAACCAACAACACTCATGGGAATTTTCATTAATATTCTACTACATTATGATCTGCCAGAGTAATGCTTTCTGTTGGTTTGTTTATTTTTACTGCAACATGGAGAGACTATCAACTTGA